A portion of the Microbacterium hominis genome contains these proteins:
- a CDS encoding O-antigen ligase family protein, giving the protein MLRGWCIFVIFSALAGTAWVNALGTLGAAAVAIGGGLVTVIVWALVRPPLQVSRLPWYALGYVAWALASLAWSAWPQTSALTLLLLVITTIQALFVAVSLTWRELVRSIASALKWALSLSLVFELWVSIFVQAPVLPGFVVGTADDPIEYWSRDNLFDGGRIQGIWGNANLLAPVALLAIIVFAIRFAARSPRRPVLVAWMVLAAYLFVRASSATAYIAAAGVAIVLVTVLLMRTARRPGERTRYYVGYAVVGLGGALALWLLRDTVFTALGRGADLTGREGIWEDVLARANERPWAGWGFATPWAPWDPAFDGWIIDHGQTVLQAHSMWIDVYLQLGIVGLVLISLTFLAFVWRAWFFAVDRPRWDLRDDRPYSPLTLLPTLVGAILLVQGLAESSPLLLWGWMFLVMLGAKIKQSPHVGVGPAEQRVAIERGENLKRLP; this is encoded by the coding sequence ATGCTGCGCGGGTGGTGCATCTTCGTGATCTTCTCGGCGCTGGCCGGCACCGCCTGGGTGAACGCTCTCGGCACTCTCGGCGCCGCCGCGGTGGCGATCGGCGGCGGGCTCGTGACCGTCATCGTCTGGGCGCTGGTGCGCCCACCGCTGCAGGTGAGTCGTCTGCCCTGGTATGCGCTGGGCTATGTGGCGTGGGCGCTGGCGTCGCTGGCGTGGTCGGCGTGGCCGCAGACGAGCGCCCTCACCCTGCTGCTGCTGGTCATCACCACGATCCAGGCGCTGTTCGTCGCGGTGTCGCTCACGTGGCGTGAACTGGTCCGCTCGATCGCCTCGGCGCTGAAGTGGGCACTGAGCCTTTCGCTCGTGTTCGAGCTGTGGGTCTCGATCTTCGTGCAGGCACCGGTGCTCCCGGGCTTCGTCGTCGGCACCGCCGACGACCCCATCGAGTACTGGTCGCGCGACAACCTCTTCGACGGCGGGCGCATCCAGGGCATCTGGGGAAACGCCAACCTCCTCGCGCCGGTCGCCCTGCTCGCGATCATCGTGTTCGCGATCCGGTTCGCCGCGCGGTCGCCGCGCCGACCGGTTCTGGTGGCATGGATGGTGCTCGCGGCGTACCTGTTCGTGCGGGCGTCGTCGGCCACGGCCTACATCGCCGCGGCGGGGGTGGCGATCGTGCTGGTGACGGTGCTGCTCATGCGCACCGCGCGCCGACCCGGCGAACGCACCCGGTACTACGTCGGGTACGCCGTCGTGGGACTCGGCGGCGCGCTGGCCCTGTGGCTTCTGCGCGACACCGTGTTCACCGCGCTCGGCCGCGGCGCCGACCTCACCGGTCGGGAGGGCATCTGGGAGGACGTGCTCGCGCGCGCGAACGAGCGCCCGTGGGCGGGCTGGGGCTTCGCGACACCCTGGGCGCCCTGGGATCCGGCGTTCGACGGCTGGATCATCGACCACGGACAGACGGTGCTCCAGGCCCACAGCATGTGGATCGACGTCTACCTTCAGCTGGGCATCGTGGGCCTGGTGCTGATCAGCCTGACCTTCCTCGCGTTCGTCTGGCGCGCCTGGTTCTTCGCCGTCGATCGGCCCCGCTGGGATCTGCGCGACGACCGCCCCTACTCCCCCCTGACGCTGCTGCCCACCCTCGTCGGAGCGATCCTGCTCGTGCAGGGCCTCGCCGAGTCGTCGCCGCTGCTGCTGTGGGGGTGGATGTTCCTGGTCATGCTCGGGGCCAAGATCAAGCAGTCCCCCCACGTCGGCGTCGGGCCCGCCGAGCAGCGCGTGGCGATCGAGCGCGGCGAGAATCTGAAGCGGCTGCCGTGA
- a CDS encoding O-antigen ligase family protein, with translation MTGSAHDHDHRRGGAVPALLGSAAFARAYTLTVLGAVFSSFLIERTAGLVTYATVIAGLCVLGAAMLVVRRREISLVRLVPMTLVVYLVWLLSSVVWSTDQAMSMASWVSTAAIAFLAVTIGHVRDTLQTVRALGDVLRVLLSVSLAVEVLSGILLDTPFGFLAVQGRLAELGPIQGIFGSRNLLGFVAVLALITFLIEYRTQSVGPGVSFASVVLAGGLAALSDSPTVLVLAVAVGLAVGALALVRHTRPERRTALQWTLGVIVILGVIVGYVARHPIIRLLDAGTDFSMRVDLWNIMVDYMRGRPVQGWGWFGPWSPGDLPFNAINFQLDAAHATGLNAYFDVLMQTGLVGLALFLGFVGIAMVRAWLAASERRSVIYAWTPLMLVALLVDSMFESFTLSGLGWLMLVVCAVRAGQSRSWRERIDRVPDLPHEGETIPPVR, from the coding sequence GTGACCGGCTCCGCCCACGACCACGACCATCGGCGTGGGGGCGCGGTCCCGGCCCTGCTGGGCTCCGCCGCCTTCGCACGCGCCTACACGCTCACCGTGCTGGGCGCGGTGTTCTCGTCGTTCCTCATCGAGCGCACCGCGGGGCTGGTGACCTACGCGACCGTGATCGCGGGGTTGTGCGTGCTGGGCGCGGCGATGCTCGTGGTCCGCCGCCGGGAGATCTCCCTGGTGCGGCTCGTCCCGATGACGCTGGTCGTCTACCTCGTGTGGCTGCTGTCCAGCGTCGTCTGGAGCACCGACCAGGCCATGTCGATGGCGAGCTGGGTCTCCACCGCGGCGATCGCGTTCCTCGCCGTGACGATCGGCCACGTGCGCGACACGCTCCAGACCGTCCGCGCCCTCGGCGACGTGCTGCGAGTTCTGCTGAGCGTGTCTCTGGCGGTCGAGGTGCTCTCCGGCATCCTGCTGGACACGCCGTTCGGATTCCTGGCCGTTCAAGGGCGCCTGGCGGAGCTCGGCCCGATCCAGGGCATCTTCGGCTCGCGGAACCTGCTCGGCTTCGTCGCGGTGCTCGCGCTCATCACCTTCCTCATCGAATACCGCACGCAGTCCGTGGGCCCCGGCGTCTCGTTCGCGTCCGTCGTGCTCGCGGGCGGGCTCGCCGCGCTCAGCGACTCCCCCACCGTGCTCGTGCTCGCCGTCGCGGTGGGGCTCGCCGTGGGCGCCCTCGCCCTCGTGCGGCACACCCGCCCCGAGCGCCGCACGGCCCTGCAATGGACCCTCGGCGTGATCGTGATCCTCGGCGTGATCGTGGGCTACGTGGCGCGGCACCCCATCATCCGCCTCCTCGACGCCGGCACCGACTTCTCGATGCGGGTCGACCTGTGGAACATCATGGTCGACTACATGCGCGGTCGCCCCGTGCAGGGATGGGGCTGGTTCGGGCCGTGGTCGCCCGGCGACCTGCCCTTCAACGCGATCAACTTCCAACTGGATGCCGCGCACGCGACCGGTCTGAACGCCTACTTCGACGTGCTGATGCAGACGGGGCTCGTCGGCCTCGCCCTGTTCCTCGGATTCGTGGGGATCGCCATGGTGCGCGCCTGGCTGGCCGCCAGCGAGCGTCGGTCGGTGATCTACGCGTGGACGCCGCTGATGCTGGTGGCGCTGCTGGTCGACTCGATGTTCGAGAGCTTCACGCTCTCGGGCCTGGGCTGGCTGATGCTCGTGGTGTGCGCGGTCCGCGCCGGCCAGTCCCGATCGTGGCGCGAGCGCATCGACCGCGTCCCCGACCTGCCCCATGAGGGCGAGACCATCCCGCCCGTTCGGTGA
- a CDS encoding glycosyltransferase translates to MPHLLHKVVFPLDRDPDLLPLYVDPETWSVIDEEPVRVSSRGQLGNVLDRTRARINAGRRVSFGTYFNAFPASYWQHWTAVRDVTLTVRTNGPATILLYRSNGSGVKQRIETREVDGTAVSQFDVVLDQYSDGGFIWFDIVADEKNATFEGAEWTTEQEPARAGKASLGITTYNKPDYCVWTLLSLADAPEVLEVVDRIFLIDQGDRRVDAQPEYGEVAERLGETLQVITQPNLGGSGGFARAMAETLARPDSDFVQLLDDDVRIEPESVRRSIVFGRYATVPTIVGAHMFDLLDRPKLHAWAEVVDDAPFMWRALYQEKLPHDFSVANLRQSPMLHMRLDADYNGWWMCLIPVEVIREVGLALPAFIKWDDAEFCLRARESGYPTVSVPGVALWHVSWVGKDDSIDWQAYFHARNRIVSGLIHSPVPAGGTLLRHSRRMDLKHLMMMQYYPVALRHRAIRDILSGPAHMRANLATAMPEARALAASFPETTVHRDSGVPLRARRGRAVFTKLKLNEFDSPTGLRLRWFTLSTLVSHWLHAPRPENVQQPEIEFGKGDAHWWRLPLYDSALVSAADGSGKNIYTRDRGKFRRMLVDSVRLHRRLRREWPRLSKQYRDAAPELTSLESWKKTFGDDA, encoded by the coding sequence GTGCCCCACCTGCTCCACAAGGTCGTATTCCCCCTCGATCGAGACCCCGACCTCCTGCCGCTTTACGTCGACCCCGAGACCTGGTCGGTGATCGACGAGGAGCCGGTGCGGGTGTCCAGCCGCGGCCAGCTCGGCAACGTGCTCGACCGCACGCGCGCACGCATCAACGCCGGGCGCCGCGTGTCGTTCGGCACCTACTTCAACGCGTTCCCCGCTTCGTACTGGCAGCACTGGACCGCGGTGCGCGATGTCACCCTGACGGTGCGCACCAACGGACCGGCGACGATCCTGCTGTACCGCTCCAACGGCTCCGGGGTGAAGCAGCGGATCGAGACGCGCGAGGTCGACGGCACCGCCGTGTCGCAGTTCGACGTCGTGCTCGATCAGTACAGCGACGGCGGGTTCATCTGGTTCGACATCGTCGCCGACGAGAAGAACGCGACCTTCGAGGGCGCGGAGTGGACGACCGAGCAGGAGCCCGCCCGCGCCGGCAAGGCCTCGCTCGGGATCACGACCTACAACAAACCCGACTACTGCGTCTGGACGCTGCTGAGCCTCGCCGATGCGCCCGAGGTGCTCGAGGTCGTCGACCGCATCTTCCTCATCGATCAGGGCGATCGCCGCGTCGACGCGCAGCCGGAGTACGGCGAGGTCGCCGAGCGGCTGGGCGAGACGCTGCAGGTGATCACCCAGCCGAACCTGGGCGGCTCGGGCGGCTTCGCGCGCGCCATGGCCGAGACGCTCGCGCGGCCCGACAGTGACTTCGTGCAGCTTCTCGATGACGATGTGCGCATCGAGCCCGAGTCGGTGCGGCGCTCCATCGTGTTCGGACGGTACGCGACGGTGCCGACCATCGTCGGGGCCCACATGTTCGACCTGCTGGACCGACCCAAGCTCCACGCCTGGGCGGAGGTCGTCGACGATGCCCCGTTCATGTGGCGCGCGCTGTACCAGGAGAAGCTCCCCCACGACTTCAGCGTGGCCAATCTCCGGCAGTCGCCGATGCTGCACATGCGGCTCGATGCCGACTACAACGGCTGGTGGATGTGCCTGATCCCCGTCGAGGTGATCCGCGAGGTCGGGTTGGCCCTGCCGGCCTTCATCAAGTGGGATGACGCGGAGTTCTGCCTGCGCGCCCGCGAGAGCGGGTACCCGACGGTGTCGGTGCCCGGCGTCGCCCTGTGGCACGTGTCGTGGGTCGGCAAAGACGACTCCATCGACTGGCAGGCCTACTTCCACGCCCGCAACCGGATCGTCTCCGGTCTGATCCACTCGCCCGTCCCCGCCGGCGGCACGCTGCTGAGGCACAGCCGGCGCATGGACCTCAAGCACCTCATGATGATGCAGTACTACCCGGTGGCGCTGCGGCACCGGGCCATCCGGGACATCCTCTCCGGCCCCGCGCACATGCGCGCGAACCTCGCCACCGCGATGCCCGAGGCCCGGGCGCTGGCGGCATCGTTCCCGGAGACGACCGTGCACCGCGACTCCGGGGTGCCGCTGCGGGCGCGCCGCGGGCGGGCCGTGTTCACGAAGCTCAAGCTGAATGAGTTCGACTCCCCCACCGGCCTGCGCCTGCGCTGGTTCACCCTTTCAACGCTCGTGTCGCACTGGCTGCACGCGCCGCGGCCCGAGAACGTCCAGCAGCCGGAGATCGAGTTCGGCAAGGGCGACGCGCACTGGTGGCGCCTGCCCCTGTACGACAGCGCGCTGGTCAGTGCCGCCGACGGCTCGGGCAAGAACATCTACACCCGCGACCGCGGAAAGTTCCGTCGGATGCTGGTGGACAGCGTGCGCCTGCACCGGCGCCTGCGCCGCGAGTGGCCGCGACTGTCCAAGCAGTACCGCGACGCAGCCCCCGAGCTGACCTCGCTCGAGTCCTGGAAGAAGACCTTCGGAGACGACGCATGA
- a CDS encoding glycosyltransferase has protein sequence MTAPAPKAPFDPASATIAIVTYNRSGLLTRLLTSIAGMEPKPGHVVVVDNASADDTTQVVESFRDRLGTELVYLRLDTNTGGSGGFSEGMRVAYELGSEWIWLMDDDVEVIPDGLAKMGAWAPRFKSIQGRRYDYDGSEFYWQYRVAEPLGIPIPFAPAGFDASNYKEMNSGCFEGMFIHRDIVGQIGLPDPRFFIYWDDQVYGWLASRLTTSVIVNEFVLRRTREIKQWDMGVRHMNASSNAYRYYIMRNRAYIKHYYRSLGVYRRIPFAAGTALTFVKELIRLVFVERTVRGTSNLFRGLRDGGRIARDASWRPMPPLATSDAPQTA, from the coding sequence ATGACCGCCCCTGCCCCGAAGGCCCCGTTCGATCCCGCGTCGGCGACGATCGCCATCGTGACCTACAACCGGTCCGGACTGCTCACGCGGCTGCTCACCAGCATCGCCGGCATGGAGCCGAAGCCCGGACACGTCGTCGTCGTGGACAACGCCTCGGCCGACGACACGACGCAGGTCGTCGAGTCGTTCCGCGATCGCCTCGGCACCGAACTGGTCTACCTCCGCCTCGACACCAACACCGGCGGCTCGGGCGGATTCAGCGAGGGCATGCGCGTGGCGTACGAGCTGGGCTCGGAGTGGATCTGGCTCATGGATGACGACGTCGAGGTGATCCCCGACGGCCTCGCCAAGATGGGCGCGTGGGCGCCCCGGTTCAAGAGCATCCAGGGCCGGCGCTACGACTACGACGGCAGCGAGTTCTACTGGCAGTACCGCGTGGCCGAGCCGCTCGGCATCCCGATCCCGTTCGCCCCGGCGGGCTTCGACGCGTCGAACTACAAGGAGATGAACTCGGGCTGCTTCGAGGGCATGTTCATCCATCGCGACATCGTCGGACAGATCGGGCTGCCCGACCCGCGGTTCTTCATCTACTGGGACGACCAGGTGTACGGGTGGCTCGCCTCGCGGCTGACCACGTCGGTGATCGTGAACGAGTTCGTGCTGCGGCGCACCCGCGAGATCAAGCAGTGGGACATGGGCGTGCGCCACATGAACGCCTCGAGCAACGCGTACCGGTACTACATCATGCGCAATCGCGCATACATCAAGCACTACTACCGCTCGCTCGGCGTCTACCGCCGCATCCCGTTCGCCGCCGGCACCGCGCTCACCTTCGTCAAGGAGCTGATCCGCCTGGTGTTCGTCGAGCGCACGGTGCGCGGCACGAGCAACCTCTTCCGCGGCCTCCGCGACGGCGGACGGATCGCGCGCGACGCATCGTGGCGGCCGATGCCGCCGCTGGCGACCTCGGACGCGCCTCAGACCGCGTAA
- a CDS encoding ABC transporter ATP-binding protein, with protein sequence MTASGLAIQVDGLGVRFRRNRRGRRSIKDLFSDSSRRSKPGEFWALREVSFDVQPGESIGVVGRNGQGKSTLLKLVAGVLIPDEGEVRVNGGVAPLIEITGGFVGDLTVRENVRLTAGLHGMSRAEVASRYDGIIAFAELEDFQDTPYKHLSNGMKVRLAFAVVSQLEEPVLLVDEVLAVGDKAFREKCYTRIDELLADGRTLFFVSHSERDLLRFCTRGIYLDKGRLVMDGPIAEVVDRYNADYAV encoded by the coding sequence ATGACGGCATCGGGTCTTGCCATCCAGGTCGACGGACTCGGCGTGCGCTTCCGCCGCAATCGGCGGGGCCGGCGCAGCATCAAGGACCTCTTCTCGGACTCGTCCCGCCGCTCCAAGCCCGGCGAATTCTGGGCGCTGCGCGAGGTGAGCTTCGACGTGCAGCCGGGCGAGTCCATCGGCGTCGTGGGTCGCAACGGCCAGGGCAAGTCGACGCTGCTCAAGCTCGTCGCCGGCGTGCTGATCCCCGACGAGGGCGAGGTGCGGGTCAACGGCGGCGTCGCCCCCCTCATCGAGATCACGGGCGGGTTCGTCGGAGATCTGACGGTCCGCGAGAATGTACGCCTCACGGCGGGCCTGCACGGGATGTCGCGCGCCGAGGTCGCCTCCCGGTACGACGGGATCATCGCTTTCGCCGAGCTCGAGGACTTCCAGGACACCCCCTACAAGCACCTGTCGAACGGCATGAAGGTGCGCCTCGCGTTCGCCGTCGTGTCGCAGCTCGAAGAGCCCGTCCTGCTGGTCGACGAGGTGCTCGCCGTGGGGGACAAGGCGTTCCGCGAGAAGTGCTACACGCGCATCGACGAGCTCCTCGCCGACGGGCGCACGCTCTTCTTCGTCAGCCACAGCGAGCGCGATCTGCTGCGGTTCTGCACCCGGGGCATCTACCTCGACAAGGGCCGCCTCGTGATGGACGGGCCGATCGCCGAGGTCGTCGACCGGTACAACGCCGATTACGCGGTCTGA
- a CDS encoding ABC transporter permease, which translates to MTIAAVGAPGSPQRYLHSLWLLSARDLKVRYSTSALGYLWSVLDPLVMSAIYWFVFTQIFERSVGHDPYIVFLITALLPWVWFNASVGDFTRAFSKDARLVRSTAIPRSIWVNRIVLSKGVEFLFSLPVLAIFVVASWFTDTPAQVGWGLLLLPVAVLLQTVLLVGLGLLVAPLCVLWSDLERTTKLILRALFYASPVIYGVSDLPGVFETLAAFNPLAGIFALYRMGFFPSEWDPWVVAIGAVMSFAFLGIGMLAFRRLERPMLKEL; encoded by the coding sequence GTGACCATCGCCGCCGTCGGCGCTCCCGGCTCGCCGCAGCGCTATCTGCACTCGCTGTGGCTGCTGTCGGCGCGCGACCTCAAAGTGAGGTACTCGACCAGCGCCCTCGGGTACCTCTGGTCGGTCCTCGACCCGCTCGTGATGAGCGCGATCTACTGGTTCGTGTTCACGCAGATCTTCGAGCGGTCGGTGGGACACGACCCGTACATCGTCTTCCTCATCACGGCGCTCCTGCCCTGGGTGTGGTTCAACGCCTCGGTGGGCGATTTCACGCGCGCTTTCAGCAAGGACGCGCGGCTCGTCCGCTCGACGGCGATCCCGCGTTCGATCTGGGTGAATCGCATCGTGCTCTCCAAGGGCGTCGAGTTCCTCTTCTCCCTGCCCGTGCTCGCCATCTTCGTCGTCGCCTCCTGGTTCACCGACACGCCCGCGCAGGTCGGCTGGGGACTGCTGCTGCTGCCCGTGGCAGTGCTGCTGCAGACCGTGCTGCTGGTCGGACTCGGGCTGCTGGTCGCGCCGCTGTGCGTGCTGTGGAGCGACCTGGAGCGCACCACCAAGCTCATCCTGCGCGCACTGTTCTATGCGTCGCCGGTGATCTACGGGGTCTCCGACCTCCCCGGAGTGTTCGAGACCCTCGCGGCCTTCAACCCTCTCGCCGGCATCTTCGCGCTCTACCGCATGGGGTTCTTCCCGAGCGAGTGGGATCCGTGGGTGGTCGCGATCGGCGCCGTCATGAGCTTCGCCTTCCTGGGGATCGGGATGCTGGCCTTCCGGCGTCTGGAGCGACCGATGCTGAAGGAGCTGTGA
- the glf gene encoding UDP-galactopyranose mutase, with the protein MDLLVVGSGFFGLTIAERAAASGRKVTVIDRRHHIGGNAYSENEPTTGIEVHRYGAHLFHTSNATVWEYANRFTTFTDYVHRVYTNHKGVVFPLPINLGTINQFFQAAYTPDQARALVHELAGEFDAKEAANLEEKGIALIGRPLYEAFIRDYTAKQWQTDPKDLPAEVISRLPVRYTYDNRYFNDTWEGLPTDGYTAWLERMADHPNIEVALDTDFFDTTQPLHKQATVGQVPVVYTGPVDRYFDDAEGSLSWRTLDFEEEVLEVGDFQGTSVMNYADADVPYTRIHEFKHFHPERADRYPTDKTVIMREFSRFASHEDEPYYPVNTPDDRARLLAYRELAKGEKDVLFGGRLGTYQYLDMHMAIGAALSMWHNQLA; encoded by the coding sequence ATGGATCTGCTCGTCGTCGGCTCCGGGTTCTTCGGCCTCACGATCGCGGAGCGCGCCGCGGCATCCGGTCGCAAGGTCACGGTCATCGATCGCCGCCACCACATCGGCGGCAACGCCTACAGCGAGAACGAGCCGACCACCGGCATCGAAGTGCACCGCTACGGCGCGCACCTGTTCCACACCTCGAACGCGACGGTGTGGGAGTACGCGAACCGCTTCACGACGTTCACCGACTACGTGCACCGGGTATACACGAACCACAAGGGCGTCGTCTTCCCCCTGCCGATCAACCTGGGCACGATCAACCAGTTCTTCCAGGCCGCCTACACGCCCGACCAGGCGAGGGCGCTCGTGCACGAACTCGCCGGGGAGTTCGACGCCAAGGAGGCGGCGAACCTCGAGGAGAAGGGCATCGCCCTGATCGGCCGCCCCCTGTACGAGGCCTTCATCCGCGACTACACCGCCAAGCAGTGGCAGACCGATCCGAAGGATCTGCCTGCCGAGGTCATCAGCCGTCTCCCCGTGCGCTACACGTACGACAACCGGTACTTCAACGACACCTGGGAGGGTCTGCCGACCGACGGCTACACGGCGTGGCTCGAGCGAATGGCCGACCACCCGAACATCGAGGTCGCGCTCGACACCGACTTCTTCGACACGACCCAGCCGCTGCACAAGCAGGCGACGGTGGGCCAGGTGCCCGTCGTCTACACCGGGCCCGTCGACCGCTACTTCGACGACGCCGAAGGATCCCTCTCCTGGCGCACCCTCGACTTCGAGGAGGAGGTGCTCGAGGTCGGCGACTTCCAGGGCACGAGCGTGATGAACTACGCCGACGCCGATGTGCCGTACACCCGCATCCACGAGTTCAAGCACTTCCACCCCGAGCGGGCCGATCGCTACCCGACCGACAAGACGGTCATCATGCGCGAGTTCTCGCGCTTCGCCTCGCACGAGGACGAGCCGTACTATCCGGTGAACACGCCCGACGACCGCGCCCGGCTGCTGGCCTACCGCGAGCTGGCCAAGGGCGAGAAGGACGTGCTGTTCGGCGGGCGCCTGGGCACCTATCAGTACCTCGACATGCACATGGCGATCGGCGCGGCGCTGTCGATGTGGCACAACCAGCTCGCCTGA